The DNA segment GACCCAAGGAGACTGAAATTAGGGTGGCAACATGAATTGATTATGGAATTACAGCAATACATTGGCTGAGTCAGACTGCACTGGAACAACTCTTGTTGGTTAAAAATAGGTTGCCTGATTCAAAGTCTTGTGTACAGGGTGATTACACATTAGGCAAAATACTTAAATTGATTAAACCACAGGGTGGTGTTCAGGCTAATTACAGATCAGGCAAAATACTTAATTCGTTAAACCACAATTTGGGTACACGTATTGGCCGATTCCGTCCACACGGTTTGTCACACTTTCATttcataaatcaatcaatcaatcaatcaatctgtggAGCAACGGGGCGGCGCCAACAACTTTGCAGAAGGATACAACTGGAATGTGGGAAAGCGGTATGCTGCCTAGGGCTTGTGGGGAAAGGCGAGAAATCGGGGTTATTCGTTCATTTAACTAGGTCTCACTTAAGGCTGGTTTCACTCCGCCCTCCCCCTCCACCACTTTGTAGAAAGATAGTAGATCTCTTCACGCACCTACATAGGGCAGTGCTGCAGCCCGCAGCCTGACAAACGAAAATCTCCGAAGCGCGATAAGATAGGAGGCGTGAGGAAGGAAAGCAGGAGGAAAGCTGGGGTCTTTCGGGCGGCGAAGCGTTTCCTACCTTTGAAAGGTGGCGAGGGAAACGGACGGGCCGGTTTTCCTGGCTTGGCTGAGCCGGGTTAGTTAATACCGGCCGGTGCTGTGGAGAGCACTGGCACTGGGTTCTTTTTGACTGACCGGCGTCGTTACACCTTCTGTGGCCtaaagcctctctctctctttctctctctctcttcccacggAGGTCCGGACCCTTCCCTGCCCGTCTGTCCTGGAATTCTTCTCCGTGGCTCCCCCATCCTCGGTCGGAAGAAAACCCTGCGGGTATAAGCTGAAGGGAGGCGGCTCTGCTTCTTGAAAGGCTCCTAGGGCAATTCGTTGTAAAGAGTCCCGAGGGTCTTCTTCGTCTGCCGCTGGGAGAAGAACCCTGCGGATGCCGGAGTGAAGAAACGATCGAATTCAAAGCTTTGCGGGCCTTACTTTGGTAGGGTTTTGGTAggatcaaagggaaaaaaaatggaatcccTTCCCGCTGGTATTGTCACTCCTCCTCATCTCTCACCTTAGCTTTagtattaaaatgcaaatttactCCTTTTCAGGACAGGTAAACCTGGAGAAAAATTAGTACCAGACAGGTTtttgaagagaggagaaggagatgcTACATCTGATCATATTTCTTTCTTGAAATTAAGCATATTCATTAACCAGCTGTTGCCCTCCTGATGTGTTGAAAGATTACTTCTCCCCAGTGAACATGACCAGCCAGTAATCTCTGGTGGGTTTAGAAGTCTGGGAGATGATGTACTCAGATGTTCTGATGCACCTTtgaatcagtcttgactcctagTAAGGGCATCTATCAGAAGGAATCTTATAATTTCCTGGTACATGCAAAAATTCTCCAAAGTATTCTTGACAGGTAGCAATCCAGTCTCTGTTCAAAATGTGCCAACCATAAACAAATGTATTATTTATAGTTTTCTGCAGGTTATAATCAACTTCTTGATTGATGTTGCTTTTGATAGACTGTAGCCCACAAAAAAAAATGTGGTAATAATTTGGAAATCATTAAGGTGGTTCTTTGTAGTTTTGCTGTAAAGAAGCAACCTTTTAAAACTCTTATAGATTAAGAAAATTACGAGAAGTGAGGGCATCTCAAAAACATATCACAATTCAGACAGGAGGTTTTTACAGCTTTGACTTGCTTGAATTGAACTATGGTGTGTAAAtatgcatttgtttttgtttttttaaaagctatgTTCTTACATTTGTAGGGGTATggagttgactttttatatagtATTCTTGGATGTTATAAGAAAGCTTTACACAAAACATTTTAGAAAACTTTGTACTTATAATCAGTAGCTAAGAGTAGCTTAGCCAAGAGCTAAGCAAATATGTCAAGATCTCAGATTATTTTTTCTCTGGTAAGAATTGCTTGGCAATTCTTGGCAAACTGACTGCAGTTTATGTTTCAGTTGTTTACTATGGAAGATAGCAACTCTATTTTCACTTGCCTGgaagtttttattaaattttattatatttaataataaatctctctctatataaatATCTATTAATCTAGCTCAGTTTTCAAGATATGTACATAGGTTTTCCCTGTGAAAAATGTCTGATGGTTCAAATGAAGAATTGAAAAGGAAATTAGCAGGGCAAATATATGATAGTCTAAAATGTTtaaatgtctttatttattttttatttccttttttaagaGAACATGATAATCCAAAAAGAATTCTGTGGTGCAGAGCAGATATCCGCATCCTATTTAAGATACCTGCTTTATTTGTTAGAAGAATGGACAGGAGTGGGATGCTTGGAAGAATACCTGAATTACCTGATCATATGCCTCCTTATACTACTACTTATAGGTTTTCTACTTCCAACggtcattttccttttctttgttattACTGCTATCATTGTTCATATGTATAAAAGAAAGACAGATATAAATGAAGGTTATTTGAATGATTTCTGGAATGGTGTAAGACAATTGTTGGCAACTGCATGGTATGTTCATGCAAGAATATGGAATGGTAAGCATCCATTCTTCTTATGTATGACAGTTGTGAACTAAATTATCCTCACATTTAAGGACAAATATTAGGTCAATGGGTAATTTAATGATGCTTATTTCAATTTCCCTGGAATTTTGAAAGTATTGCTTTTAGTATCATGTCATTTTATATTGTTCTGAATCTTAGTGTTTGGAGGAAGTTTACTATGCATATAATATAGACTTACTCAACATAATACCTCTCAGATAATTGgtgctacaattctcatcagcaTAATTAGCTGATTAACATAATTAGCTGGATGAATAGGAATTATATTCTTAAAGAAGATAGTTTATTTTCTAGAAAACcccttccttttttacttcttttatttTCACCACTTGTACATTATTCAATTAACAATGTAAAGTTAAAAATGTGCTTTATATTTATGTTGATTGATgggtgatttgtctgaatgccaggaATTTACAGGAATTATGTGGTGTTTTTAAATTTGGCTTCTGGCATGCTCATCAttttccagttgaaactatggttgagtctCCAATATGCTACGGGATTAAGGAATTTTCATCACAACTTCTAATTGCTAGTTGGGGTttcatggatgtgctctgctAGTTTTCTTCTGTCCTACACAGTGGCTGTTACAATCTTCCCACTGTATGTTGTGGACTCCTGATTTTTACTTCTTGGGTTCTGGGTCTTTGGTTTGCTTTAGATGCTTTGGAGAGTTTTAGTTGGCTTGGGTGCTATGGTGatgccatgtggttgtaatagtctgttggCTATGTACCAGATAGTTGTCTATATGGTAGATTTATCCTTTTGATAGCTTGTGTTAATTATGCTGCAAAAATTTGAGCAACAggtactttttgataaagttatGTGGGTATCTATtttgttgagaaacactgtgtaggtggtctgttttcttttttcagatcTTCTGGGTTGCTGCAATACATTTATACTCATCTGAATAATGTTCTAAGAAGCTTCTCTTGTGGGAAATTGAGTTGTTACTTTGGTAATAGAACACTTGTTTAGCGTGGGTTCTTTTTTTGGTTGACTTGTATTTCTAATTTGCCTCTGCTGTTGAGGATATgcaggaaggatagtgtaaatttGTTTTTTGTGAATTGTATTCCTTTAAAAGTGTGGTTGATTGTTTCATGTGACTtctctaaatgtttttttttattatgacaaaGGTGTCATACTGTTCTTCTTTTGTGATTTGAGCTTTCTTACTTAAGTCATTGATGATTCTCTTGATCACATTGTCTAGTTTCTGTATTAGGTTGGTGCTTTCTGGAATGTAGGATTTTTTGTCCTCCAGTAATTCCTTGGTTTTTTGTATGTATTGTGTTCTGTCCACAATAACAGTGGTTCAGCATTTGTGTGCTGTAAGAATGGTAATGGTTTAGTCCTcctttagtttttcttttttagggcTGCTTTCTGCTTTCAGTTGGTACTGATTCTGTGTCCTTCTTGTATGTGATATAATTGtctgtcttatattttcttgGGTCTCTGGCAATTTCTGAGGTTTTAAATGTACCTGTAATCATGCAGTTCATAATTTTAATATCTGAATAATTTTTGTTATTCAAGCTTAATATCAAATGCTAGTCTTGAATGTTTCTGTCTGTGATAGGTTACGAGGTGCATGGCCTGGAAAAATTACCAGATGGACCAGCACTGATTATTCATTATCATGGAGCAACTTTTTTAGACATTTTGTACTTGTCAGTCATTATTTttatcaggaagaaaaaaatcctcCACATAGTTGCTGATCATTTTATCTTTTCAATCCCAGGTAATTGTTTTGAAAAATGAACATAATTATTTGTACATCTCATTTAATATGTATATaagttttaacacacacacacacacacacgggagatagagacagagagagaaagggagggaaagatatTGAGATATATATTGAAAAACTCCAGTGAACTaaaattcccttcccttcccttcccttcccttcccttcccttccattccattccattccattccacactgCAACAGCCAGAAATTTGAAGACCTATCGTAAGTTCCTTCGTttggtgccattataacttcaaataacTACTGAACAAATGGTGTagctcaaggaatacctgtaatgGACAGTACAAGTATAGAATTGAAAATTTGCTACAGATTTTCTACAAACATGGGCAAATGTAGTTTTCTTGTGTCTTTCTCATTATTTACTTCTATTTTGTTGTTCATTGTTTGCTCCATGTTTTTCTGGCAAAGTATAATGACTCTGGAGGGATCATAATTTTATACCAGTATTAATCTTACAATGATTTCTTATGAATTCCAGGTATGAAGTTAGTATCTGATGTATTACAAATTATGCCTGGATCCCAAGAAGAATGTAGAAAAGTATTAGAGAATGGAGAATTGTTGATAATTTCACCAGGGGGAGTACGGGAAGCACTATTCAGTGATGAAAATTACACCATTATATGGAGAAATCGTAAAGGATTTGCTCAAGTGGCCATTGATGCAAAAGTGGTAAATATCATATTGGTATAATTGGATAATATTATTA comes from the Ahaetulla prasina isolate Xishuangbanna chromosome 3, ASM2864084v1, whole genome shotgun sequence genome and includes:
- the LOC131196021 gene encoding transmembrane protein 68-like translates to MIIQKEFCGAEQISASYLRYLLYLLEEWTGVGCLEEYLNYLIICLLILLLIGFLLPTVIFLFFVITAIIVHMYKRKTDINEGYLNDFWNGVRQLLATAWYVHARIWNGYEVHGLEKLPDGPALIIHYHGATFLDILYLSVIIFIRKKKILHIVADHFIFSIPGMKLVSDVLQIMPGSQEECRKVLENGELLIISPGGVREALFSDENYTIIWRNRKGFAQVAIDAKVPIIPTFTQNIRENIRIVGGQIKLLRSIYEYLRLPIFPLYGNFPVKLQTYFGDPIPYDPNITAEELAKKAKNALRCLIDKHQKIPGNVWRALMERVATEKQDNE